The Pediococcus claussenii ATCC BAA-344 genome segment GTAATTAACATGATGATCATAAAGAGGAGAAAGACCAGACTACCAGCTGATCTTTCTCCTCTTTTTGTCATCACTTAATTACACGTTTTTAATCTTTTCACCAGTCAATCCCATCGCATTAATTGCCACGATAATTGTCGACATCGCCATGACCACAGCACCAACGGCTGGGTCTAGAATGATTCCAATAAATGACAACACACCGGCAGCGAGTGGAATTGCGACAATATTGTAGCCTGCTCCCCACCAGAGATTTTGAACCATTTTCCGATTTGTGATTTTAGCCAAATCAAGAAAATGTAAAATATCGCTGGGTTCTGATTTAACCAACACAACATCAGCGGAATCAATGGCAACATCGGTTCCGGCGCCAATTGCAATTCCAATATCGGCCGCGGCAAGACTTGGTGCGTCATTTACGCCGTCACCAACCATGATGACGTGATTGCCCTTTGCTTGATAATCAGCAATAATCTTTTGTTTATCATCTGGTAATAGGCCTGCATGGAATTCAGTCAATCCCAGTAAGTTAGCAACGTGTTCCGCGGCTTTTGGATTATCGCCAGTGAGCATTACGGGGGTAATTCCTCGCCTCTGAAGACCACTAATTAATTCCTTAGCACCCGCTTTGATGGTGTCGCCTTCAGCAACCATTCCTTGAACTTGGGTGCCCTGCAATAGGAAGCTGACGGAATTACCCTTAGCAGCCCATTTATCAGCAGCGGCCTCGTCAAACCTGATCCCTTGCTTCGTTAAATAGTTACCATTAACAATCGTATAGTCAGTGCCATCAACATTACCGGAAATACCAACGCCCGGAATATTTTGAGACTTTTCAGCCGCAACGACTTCAATGTCCTTCGCTTGGGCTTCAGTAATGATTGCTTGGGCCAGCGGATGAGTCGAATTATTTTCAAGGGCGGCCAGTCGGCTTAATAACGTTGTTTCGTCAATCCCATCATTTGGAATCAATGCATTCACCGTAAATTTACCTTCTGTTAACGTGCCAGTTTTATCCAAGAGAACGTGGCTAACATGTTGACTTGCTTCAATGGCTTGGCGATTTCGAACTAATAGCCCATTTTGAGCGCCAATCGTAGTAGAACGAGAAACCACTAATGGAATCGCTAATCCTAATGCATGCGGGCAAGCAATCACGAAGACGGTCACCATGATCGTCATTGCAGTCGCCAATCCCTGGGGTAACCAGGCAAAGAAAGCAATAATCCCAACACCAAATGCCGCGTAAAATAGATACTTGGCAACTAAATCAGCTTTATCTTCTGCTTTAGATTTAGCTTGCTGGGCATTTTGAACCATTTTCATTACTTGAGAAAGATAGCCGGAGTCACCAGTACCACTAATTTTAACCGTTAGCGTCCCGTTATTGTTGGTTGCACCACCAATGACCTTATCGCCAACGTTCTTGGTAACGGCAGCAGATTCACCGGTTACCAGTGCTTCATTCACGGTCGACTCCCCAGCCGTAATAACACCATCGGCTGGAATACTCTCACCTGAACGCACTTGGAAAACTTGACCAACTTTTAAATCAGATACTGGCACTTCTTTTGTTTCACCATTATCTGTAACTAGATGGGCCGTCTTAGGCAACAGGGCCGCCATCTTTTGTAAGGCAGCCCCAGCCCCCATCAATGCATTCATTTCAATCCAGTGTCCTAGAAGCATAATTAAAATCAGGGTTGCAAGTTCGAACGAAAAATCCATTACATGATTTGCCGGGTTCAAGAAGTTGTTGGCAATAAATGCGTACAAACTGTAGAAATACGAAACGGAAATTCCAAGGGTTACTAGCGTCATCATTTCAGGAGATTTATTCTGAATTTCCGCTTTAGCCCCCTTTAAAAATGGCATTCCGCCATAAAAGTAAAGTGCTGTATCAAACAAAACGATGATAATGCCAACAATTAGCGGTGAACTTAAACTAAGGATGGAAACGTTTAAACCCATGATTGGTGCTAACAGTAAAACTGGAATCGCTAAGACAACGGAGACCCAAAATTTAACTTTCAAATTCCCCATATGCATCATTGAGCCACCGTGCATCATCATGTCGGTCCCAGCCATATCCATATCACCATGATTCATGTTCATTTGGCTGTGATCCATTTCGGCCATATCGTGGTCCATGTTCATTTGATTATGATCCGTTTCGGTCATATCGTGATCCATATGACTCATATTTGATTCATTATTTTCCATATTCTTAGCACTCATGTTTTTCATGTTCATATGGTCCTCTTTATTTGCCATGATTATCGACCCCCTAAAAATAAGTGTGCGTAGCAAAGCGGTTAGAAGCCGGAATATAAGTTCCTTGTGTGGAAATCCCCGGGCTCGGGATTTTTCCACCAGGTTCTTATATTTAGGCTTCTGCTTTGCGGAGCACCATGTCACTATATGAATGAGAATTACGACAAAAATTCATAAGTTTCCGCCATCAGAAATCCCAGATTCTGGATTTTTGTGCAGCAATCCTAAAAGTAAACAGAACACCACAGTCTTAACACGTTTGATCACCTGGCAAGCAGTTACACTGAACTTCCTCGGGCGCTGTTTTGGCCTTTTCAGCTAGAATCGCCTGTAAGTTCGCAATATCCGCCCGTGAGAGTTCCCTTGACTGAATAACGCCGGCAATTGTTGAACCAGCACGCATCGCACACATATGGTCAAACAAATCATCTGCCGCTGCCGCCATTGATTCCTTCTCGCCAACAACCGGCTTATACGTGAATGGTCGACTGCCGCCATGCTGCGCAACCGCCTGTTTTTGAATCAACCTGTGAAGTAGCGTTTTGGTTGTTGAAGCTGACCAGCCTTCTAATTCGTTCATAGCATCGATTAGTTCACGACTAGTCGCATGTCCCATTGTCCAAATTGCTCTCATAACCATCCATTCAGAATCGGTGATGGTTACATTCTTTGCATCCTCCAATTGGCTTCCTCCATTAATTGAATTCTAAGTTTACGTTTGTAGCCTCTTAACACTTATTAGTTTACAACTGTAGTCACAATAATGCAACCTTTCTGCCAGGAAATACCATGACATTAAAAAAACGCCTAGATAATATTCCAGGCGTGGTTTGATACGATATGTTAAATTAATGATCTGGGAATTTTTGGTTTTCTTGTTAGTATGGTGAAATGCCTCTTAGAACCTGTCTAGTATCTGCTGAATCTGGTAGAATTGTGGAAAACCGACTGAGGAGTTTGTCATGCCAGATTATCCAAGCAATATTTCTCGAGCGCAATTTGCGTTAATACAACCTGATTTAGAAAACTTCCGCAAGCATACAAGACCGCGTCGTTATGATCTTTATGACGTATTCAATGCCATCCTTTATCACTTACGAAGATACCCCGAAAAACAAAACACCAAGCGAAACTAACGATGTCCTGGTGGTTTATACGATTGATAAAGATGAACTAGTCTTAATTGGCATTCGAGTCGGATCGCATGATCGTTTATTTCCTGGTCAAAATCGTTCTAAAAGGTATCGAAAAAATAACGAATAAAAGAAGCTATTTCTGGTATATAAAAATAAATAACCCCTAATATCTACATTATAGATATTAGGGGTTATTCTTTCAACGTTTTCGAGGGGTTATTTGTTAAAAATGGACCCTGTACGTTCTAATTTTCTTTCTTCAAAGCAAGATAATCAGTTGGTTCAAAACTAAAATATTGTTCTAGATTGCCATGATACTTCTCTAATTTTGCTTCCTTATTAATATCGTAAACACGATATAGCCAATATGATGAATTATCCTCTTTAGCGTATTGGCGTTCATTTTGAGAAATATAAAACCCCGCGTTTACAATCTAAGTGCAACACATAATTAAATAGACCAAAAAGGCCATGATGACCTATTCTTATAAGCAACCAAGCACATAAGAAAGGCACATCATGACCAACATCAAGCGTACCATCTCTAAGGCTTACCAACAACTATCAAATTTTGATCGCGTTCGCATTGAAACTCTGCTCAATCAGGGATTCTCCCAAGCACGGATTGCCCGCGAACTCAACCGCTCTCGTAGTACTATTTCGCGTGAGATCACTCGTGGCTCCGTTCTACAGCGAATTCCCGGGCATAAGGTAGCGTTGATTTACTTTGCTGATACGGCAGCTTATCTGCACGCTCAGCGGCGGGAGCGGTGTCGCCCCAAGACGA includes the following:
- a CDS encoding protein NO VEIN domain-containing protein, whose translation is MVNAGFYISQNERQYAKEDNSSYWLYRVYDINKEAKLEKYHGNLEQYFSFEPTDYLALKKEN
- a CDS encoding CopY/TcrY family copper transport repressor yields the protein MEDAKNVTITDSEWMVMRAIWTMGHATSRELIDAMNELEGWSASTTKTLLHRLIQKQAVAQHGGSRPFTYKPVVGEKESMAAAADDLFDHMCAMRAGSTIAGVIQSRELSRADIANLQAILAEKAKTAPEEVQCNCLPGDQTC
- a CDS encoding heavy metal translocating P-type ATPase — protein: MANKEDHMNMKNMSAKNMENNESNMSHMDHDMTETDHNQMNMDHDMAEMDHSQMNMNHGDMDMAGTDMMMHGGSMMHMGNLKVKFWVSVVLAIPVLLLAPIMGLNVSILSLSSPLIVGIIIVLFDTALYFYGGMPFLKGAKAEIQNKSPEMMTLVTLGISVSYFYSLYAFIANNFLNPANHVMDFSFELATLILIMLLGHWIEMNALMGAGAALQKMAALLPKTAHLVTDNGETKEVPVSDLKVGQVFQVRSGESIPADGVITAGESTVNEALVTGESAAVTKNVGDKVIGGATNNNGTLTVKISGTGDSGYLSQVMKMVQNAQQAKSKAEDKADLVAKYLFYAAFGVGIIAFFAWLPQGLATAMTIMVTVFVIACPHALGLAIPLVVSRSTTIGAQNGLLVRNRQAIEASQHVSHVLLDKTGTLTEGKFTVNALIPNDGIDETTLLSRLAALENNSTHPLAQAIITEAQAKDIEVVAAEKSQNIPGVGISGNVDGTDYTIVNGNYLTKQGIRFDEAAADKWAAKGNSVSFLLQGTQVQGMVAEGDTIKAGAKELISGLQRRGITPVMLTGDNPKAAEHVANLLGLTEFHAGLLPDDKQKIIADYQAKGNHVIMVGDGVNDAPSLAAADIGIAIGAGTDVAIDSADVVLVKSEPSDILHFLDLAKITNRKMVQNLWWGAGYNIVAIPLAAGVLSFIGIILDPAVGAVVMAMSTIIVAINAMGLTGEKIKNV